The nucleotide window GTCTTTTCCAGCAGCCGGTCCTGGCTGATCGCCAGCGCGCGGCGGTTGGGGCGGATCGGGCGCAGGCTCTCGATCAGATCGAGGGCCGAGGTGGGGATATTCTCGAACTCGTAGGTTACCACATCGACCGAGGCGGCAAAGGCCGCCAGCGCCTGCGCATCCTCATAGGGCGCGGTGGTGACGCGGTGGGCGACATCGGCGGCGGGCGGGTTTGCGGCGGGTTCGTAGACATGGGTGCGCAGGCCAAGGCGGCTGGCGGCGACCGCCAGCATCCGGCCCAGCTGGCCGCCGCCAAGGATGCCGATGGTGGCGCCGGTGGCAGGGGGCAAGCGGATCAGTCATCGGCGGGTTCCTCGGGGATCGAGGCGGACAGCGCCTCGCGCCAGGCATCCAGCCGGATGGCAAGGGCGGGATCGTTCAGCGCCAGGATGCCCGCCGCCATCAGCCCGGCATTGGCGGCGCCGGCCGACCCGATGGCCATCGTGGCGACCGGGTAGCCCTTGGGCATCTGCACGATGGAATAGAGGCTGTCGACGCCCGAGAGCGCCCGCGTCTGCACCGGCACGCCCACCACCGGGATCCGGGTTTTCGAGGCCATCATGCCCGGCAGATGCGCCGCGCCGCCCGCGCCGGCGATGATGACCTGCAGCCCGCGATCCGCCGCGGTCTTGCCATAGGCCCAGAGCCGGTCGGGGGTGCGATGCGCCGAGACGATCCTGGCCTCGTAGGCGATGCCAAGCTCGTCCAGGATCACTGCCGCCTCTTTCATCGTGGGCCAGTCAGACTGGCTGCCCATGATGATTCCGACCTTCACGCCCATTGCCACCCCCGGAAAATTGAAGTGCGCACTATAGCGGTGGCGGGCCGGGGCGCAATGGCAGGCCGGGGCGCAATGGCAGGCCGGGGCGCCGGTCAGGCAATGATGTCGGGGGTCAGTTCATCCTCGATCCGGGCGATCCGGTCCTTGATGCCGAGCTTTTGCTTCTTCAGCCGGCGCAGGGTCAGCTGGTCGCCACGGCCGCTGCTCTCCAGCGCGTGGATCGCCTCATCGAGGTCGCGGTGTTCGCGGCGCAGCACGCCGAGTTTGACCCGCAAGACATCGTCATGGTTCATTTCCCCGGGCGCATGCAAGTCCATATGGGCGTTCATCTCGATCCTGCTGGCAGCTGAGTCGGTTGCGCGGGCGTTTTCGAAACATAGCAATTTCCGTCGATTGCGGGAAGTGCGCTGTCGCGGTGCCGTGGCGAGGCCGGGGCTCTTGCCGAGCCCGGGATCCATGCCCATATTTGACGGGAACGGGCTGCCGGGACCGGGGCCCTGCCTGCAATGTCGCTTGGACGAGGACTTGCCCGATGACGAAACTGACCTTTGGGGCGCATCCCTTCCTGCTGGGCTTCGATCAGCTGGAACGGCTGGTGGAGCGGACGGCGAAAGCCGGAAGCGAGGGGTATCCGCCCTTCAATATCGAACAATCGGGCGAGAATGCCTATCGGATCACCCTGGCCGTGGCCGGGTTCCGCGAGGAGGATCTGGCGATCACCGTCGAGGACCGGCAACTTCTGGTCCGCGGCCGGCAGGCCGAGGACGACGCCGCGCGCGTCTACCTGCATCGCGGCATTGCCGCGCGCGCCTTCCAGCGCAGCTTCGTGCTGGCCGAGGGCGTGGAGGTTGCAGGGGCGGCGCTGGAGAACGGCTTGCTGCATATCGATCTGAAACGGGCGGTGCCCGAGCCGGTGGTGCAGACCATCCGCATCGGGCGCAAATGACAGGAAAGGGGAAACGCGATGAACACCAATTTCGATTTCGGCCCCGAGGCGGGCGAGCGCATCGTCTATGTGCGCAGCGTGGCGGTGACCGACCTGCCGGGCGAGGTCCAGGCCCAGGCCGAGGGGCTGCAGACGCTTTATGCCGTGCATGACGCGGCGGGCGAGCGGCTGGCGCTGGTGCGCGACCGCAAGATGGCCTTCATGCTGGCACGCCAGAACGACCTGGCGCCGGTGAGCGCGCATTGATGCCGCGGCCAGCGGCCGGATGACAAACGGCGGCCGGATGACAAACGGCGGCAACGACAAAAGGCGGCCCGGCCGGGGCCGCCTTTTTGCCGGGCGAAGGCAGAGGGACGATAAGACGGGCGCCTCGGCGCCCGATTGG belongs to Frigidibacter mobilis and includes:
- the purE gene encoding 5-(carboxyamino)imidazole ribonucleotide mutase; the protein is MGVKVGIIMGSQSDWPTMKEAAVILDELGIAYEARIVSAHRTPDRLWAYGKTAADRGLQVIIAGAGGAAHLPGMMASKTRIPVVGVPVQTRALSGVDSLYSIVQMPKGYPVATMAIGSAGAANAGLMAAGILALNDPALAIRLDAWREALSASIPEEPADD
- a CDS encoding YdcH family protein; the encoded protein is MNAHMDLHAPGEMNHDDVLRVKLGVLRREHRDLDEAIHALESSGRGDQLTLRRLKKQKLGIKDRIARIEDELTPDIIA
- a CDS encoding Hsp20 family protein — protein: MTKLTFGAHPFLLGFDQLERLVERTAKAGSEGYPPFNIEQSGENAYRITLAVAGFREEDLAITVEDRQLLVRGRQAEDDAARVYLHRGIAARAFQRSFVLAEGVEVAGAALENGLLHIDLKRAVPEPVVQTIRIGRK
- a CDS encoding DUF1150 family protein → MNTNFDFGPEAGERIVYVRSVAVTDLPGEVQAQAEGLQTLYAVHDAAGERLALVRDRKMAFMLARQNDLAPVSAH